Genomic segment of Paucidesulfovibrio longus DSM 6739:
GCGAATGGTCTCCTCGACCCGGCAAATCCGGGCGGGAATGGGGTGGCGCGCGTGCATGTCCGGGGTGTAGCGGGCCTGCGGGGAGGGGTCAATGCTCCCGGAAATATCGCCGACGATGCAAATGATTGAAAGTTATTGCGGATCGGCGCTTTGCTCGCGGAGCATCGCGGGCAGCAGGCCGTGAAACCCGCTGCCGGAACGGGACGTGAAACGCCAGCCGAGGTGCGCGCCGCAACCGGAGCAGTTCACGATCTGCCAGGAGTGGCCCGGAAACCAGCTGAACTCCGCATAGATTCCGCCTTCGGGCGTCAGGCCGGACGCGAAAGCGAAGCAGGCCACCTCGTAGACCACGCCCGTGGGGTTGCAGAAGACGTGCACATGCTTGCCTTCGACCACGGTGCGCGCTTCCGGGCGGGTGATGGGCCGGGCGCAGTCGCGGCAGACCAGGACGCGGCCGGACCGGTCCCCGGTTTCGCTGCCCGGTCTGCTGCCCGGTCTGCCGTCGGGAGCGCTGCCGGGCCGGACCTGGGAACGCGTCTTGTCCGTTCGGGGCTTGAGGTCGAGTCCGGGACTCCCGCAAGGGGGCCAAAGGGGCGTGCTAGGCGGCTGCATGGCTCCTGCATAGCGCAGGCACGCTCCCCTGGAAAGAAGCCGGACGTGATAAACCCGCGACGATCCGTGGCGCGGGCAGGGCCGCCCGGACAAGAACGGCGGCGTACGGGAATTCAGGCCGTCATGTTCGGGAATTTTGCGTTCATTGCCCGGCATTCCGCACCTGTTGCCCGCAGCCGGACAGCGGCGTTGCCGGAATGCCGCCGTGGCCGCATCCAAAGCCGAACAAGGGGCAAGCGTCCGCTCCGGGACGGTCGGCGGGCAAGTGCTCCGGGACGGTCGGCGGGCAGTTGCTCCGGGACGGTCGGCGGGCGTCCGCCCACCGTCCGGAAGCGTCTCGTCAGATCAGCTCGCGCTCGCGCAGGTAGGCGACCACCCGGCAGGACTCCCCTGCGGCCATGGTTCCCCCCAGGCTGACGGCCACTCCGCAGGTTTCCAGTATTTCCGCCGCGCTCACGCCCAGTTCGAGGGCCTGGCGGGTCTGGAAGAGAATGCAGGCCCGGCAGCCCGAAACCAGGGCCGCGCAAAGGGCCATGAGCCGCTTGTCGCGGCCGCGCAATTCTCCGTCCTTGTAGACCTCGGCCGCGAGGTCCGCAGAGCCTTGCGCGACTTCCGGCTGATGCTCCCCAAAGACCACGTAATTCTCATGAATTTCTTTAAACAGCTCCAACTGCGATTCCGGCATGTTCCACTCCGTTGTTTTTATGTGTTTTCCCAAATGTCCCGGCGCGTGGAATCCGCACGGATTCACGCGGGCGCGGCTGCGCGGAAGTACTGTTCTTCCGTGTTCGGCCCTGGACGGGAGAAAGGATGCACCGCTGGAAATAATTAGACAAACGAATTGATTTTATGCGATACATAAGCATGGCTAATGACAAGACCGGGTTGCAACTGCCCCTGGATCACCTGCGCACTTTTGTTGTCGCGGCGGAAACCGGCGGCTTCACGTCCGCGGGACGGATCGTGCACCGGACCCAGGCCGCCGTGAGCATGCAGATCAAGCGGCTGGAGTCGGAACTGGGACAGGAGCTGTTTCACCGGGAAGGACGCGGCGTTCGCCCGACCCAGGCAGGGGAGCTGTTGCTCGGCTACGCCCGCAGGCTGCTCGGCCTGCACGACGAGGCCCTGGCCGCCCTGGTCAAGCCGGATGTGGCCGGAACCGTGCGTCTCGGAGCGCCCGAGGATTTTGCCGGGGCGCCCCTGGCGCAGGCTCTGGCCCGGTTCGCCAGGGCGCATCCGCGCGTGCTCGTGGAGCTGCACTGCGAAGCCACCCCGCGCCTGCTGGAATCGCTGGCCGCCGGGAGGCTGGACCTGACCCTGGCCACGGGCACGGACGGAGCCGCCCGCACGGAATCCGGCGGAAGAGCCATCCATCGCGCTCCCCTGGCCTGGGCCGTGGGACGCGGGTTCGACACGCACCTGACCCGCCCCCTGCCTCTGGCGGTGTTTCATCAGGGCTGCCCGTACCGCCGCGCCGCGGAAAGCGCCCTGGACGCGGCAGGCATTCCCTGGCGGGCCGCATTTTCCACTCCCAGTCTTTCCGGGGCGCTGGCCGCCGTCCGCGCCGGGCTGGGCGTGGCTCCGGTGCCCCGATCCCTCGCGGCCCCGGATTGCCGGCTGTTGAAGGAGGACGAGGAGCTGCCCGCCCTGGTGGATGTCGATGTGACCCTGCACTGCTGCCGGGGCGGAGCAGGCAGCCCGGCCGCGGCGCTGCTCGCGGATTTGCTGGCCGAGGCGTTTGCCGATCTGGGTTGAACCCGTTTTCGCCCAGTGCGCGTTTTTACGGCCGAATACGGCTTCGGGCATTGCCTTGCGGGCCGATGCAGGGCATTATGAAGTTTCCGGCGGGAAGGCCCGTCACGATTCCATGCTCAACCGATCAAGGAGAGTCCATGACAAAGGCCATGAACAGCACTCTTTACAGCGGCGGCGCCCAGGGCGCGGAAGCCGAATTCGGCCGCATGGCCGAAAAATACGGTGTCGAAGAAGTCAACTTCACCTTTGAGGGTCACAAAATCGAGCACACGCGCGGTCTGCGCGTCCTGACCCAGGAAGAGCTCGTCCGCAAGGACGTGAGCCTTTCCTACGTTTCCAAGCTCCTGAACCGCAAGTTCACCAACGCCACGCTGATGCGCAAGGTGCTCCAGACCATCATGTATCAGGTCGAGGCCGGGCACGAGATCTTCGTCATCGGCACGGTGCAGGACGACGGCACGGTCAAGGGCGGCACAGGCTGGGGCGCGGAGTACGCCAAGATCTGCAACAAGCCGCTTTTCGTCTTCAGCCAGGCCAAGAACGCATGGTTCGCCTGGAAGGAGGAGAAATGGGTCGAAGTGGCCGACCCGGTCATTTCCCATGCGCATTTTTCCGGCATGGGCACCCGCTTCCTGGAGGAAAACGGCAAGAAGGCCATCGCGGACCTCTTTGCCCGCTCCTTCAAATAGGCTGACGCCTGGGCCGCGAGCGGCCTGATTACGTCGTATCCAGGCGGCGTCCGGAACCACTCCGGGCGCCGCCTTTTTCGTTCCACCGCGGAGGCGTCCGCAGGGCTTGCCGTTGCGCGCGCCGAAACGGGTCGAATCGAATCGGAATTGGGTTGAGGTGTTTTGATTACGTTATGGTGGACAATAACAAGTCAAATTGGAATCAAATTGTAAACATCTGGAGAGACGGAGCCTTGCGCATATCCTGCGCGGTGGTCTTGGAACGATCCAAAACGTTGCGTGAAGCGGCTCCCGGCAAAGTCGC
This window contains:
- a CDS encoding carboxymuconolactone decarboxylase family protein, whose product is MPESQLELFKEIHENYVVFGEHQPEVAQGSADLAAEVYKDGELRGRDKRLMALCAALVSGCRACILFQTRQALELGVSAAEILETCGVAVSLGGTMAAGESCRVVAYLRERELI
- a CDS encoding LysR substrate-binding domain-containing protein, with amino-acid sequence MANDKTGLQLPLDHLRTFVVAAETGGFTSAGRIVHRTQAAVSMQIKRLESELGQELFHREGRGVRPTQAGELLLGYARRLLGLHDEALAALVKPDVAGTVRLGAPEDFAGAPLAQALARFARAHPRVLVELHCEATPRLLESLAAGRLDLTLATGTDGAARTESGGRAIHRAPLAWAVGRGFDTHLTRPLPLAVFHQGCPYRRAAESALDAAGIPWRAAFSTPSLSGALAAVRAGLGVAPVPRSLAAPDCRLLKEDEELPALVDVDVTLHCCRGGAGSPAAALLADLLAEAFADLG
- a CDS encoding cereblon family protein — its product is MQPPSTPLWPPCGSPGLDLKPRTDKTRSQVRPGSAPDGRPGSRPGSETGDRSGRVLVCRDCARPITRPEARTVVEGKHVHVFCNPTGVVYEVACFAFASGLTPEGGIYAEFSWFPGHSWQIVNCSGCGAHLGWRFTSRSGSGFHGLLPAMLREQSADPQ